The Cutaneotrichosporon cavernicola HIS019 DNA, chromosome: 5 DNA segment CGAGCACGGCTGGGAGAACTTTGGACCCGGCACGATCGCGCAGATGGTCGCCAGGCtgacgagcacgagctcgagcgacATCCAGGCCAAGCTTGAGTCGGCGAagcgcgcggccgaggccaaggcacACGAGGCCGCCACGATTGGTCGCTCGTCGGCTGCCGACGTCCAGAAGCGCATGCACGACGCAGCTGAGGCTGCccgcgccaaggctggcgagctcggcaagcaGGCGACCGGCGCCGCGCACGACATTcgcgagaaggccgagaaggccgcggccggggccaaggagaaggcggacGCTGCCCGCGAGGTTGTTACTGAGAGCGCCAAGGACGCTGCCCAGACTACCAAGGGCGTCGGCAAGGCGGTCGTGCAGGACACCAAGGAGGCCGCCCAGGCGGCCGCCAACAAGATCCAGGAGACTGTTGACGGCGCCGAGCAGGTGGCTCAGGAGGCGGTCTCGACCCACCGCTTCCCCGACACGGCCAAGCCTCGCGCACTCCGTCCCGAGACTGTCCAGCCCCAGAAGCGCTCGTACGAGGGTCAGGAGCAGTACGGCGAGAAGCTCCCCATCGGCTTCGAGCCCCCTCCCGGATTCTACGttccgcctccgccgcccaagcctaagggtgaggagggcaagCTGCCTCTCCTTGCGcccaaggtcaaggactTTGGTGTCGAGGAGCCGATCATCGGGCAGCTCGCGTCGACGATCGACTCGCTCACCACCACGCTCGCGGGCGCGAAGGGTGCGCCGTCGGCTCAGGCGGCTGACATTCTCTTCAAGGCGCAGAACGACCTGTCGGCGCTCAACGCACgtctcgacgacgtcaagaaGACTGAGCAGGCCCGTCTCCAGAAcaccgtcgacgccaagacgcgcgagtttgaggcgcagctcgcgagcaaggagaaggagtggATCGCGGATgaggacaagctcaagaacaACTGGGAGGCTGAGAGGGAGAAGATGATCAGCGGGTGGCGTGACGttctcgacgccgagcttgaggcgcAGCGCCACAACATTGAGACGcgcctcaaggacgaggttgTGTCGCAGGGCATTGAGTTGCAGCGTCGCTGGCTGCGTAGCATCAAGTCGCAGGTCGAGACTGAGCGCGGgggccgcctcgccaagctcgacacgTTGACCACGAGcctcaagcagctcgagcgcatcaCGCTCGACAACAGCGCCGCTCTCGACGACAACGTCAAGCTCCACAAGATCTGGAGCGCGCTGCGTGCCGTTCAGTCCAAGGCGGACCGCGGCAACGTCTcgttcgacgacgaggtgcgcgtCCTCACGGCGCTCTCCACGCCGTCTGACCCAGACACCGCCactggcgacgacgcggtcATGCGCGCAGCTCTCtcccagctcgaggcgagCGGCATCCCCCAGACCGGCGTCAAGTCGTTCTCGGACCTGGCTTCCTGGTTCTCCACCTCGGTCGCGCCCCGCATCCACGAGGCATCTCTCGTCCCTGCCCccgaggacgcgacggTCGCGAGCCACCTCGCATCTACCGTCCTGTCCAAGATCCTCTTCCGGCCAAAGGCTGGTCTCGTTTCGGGCTCGGACGTCGGCAGCGTgctcgcccgcgccgagtgggccctcggcgagaaggacctcgacgcggccaCGCGTGAGGTCAACTCGCTCACCGGATGGCCCCGCAAGCTTGCCGAGGACTGGCtccgcgaggcgcgccgcaagctcgaggtccAGCAGGCCCTCGACGTGTTTGCGACCGAGGCGACCCTGTCGTCCCTCCTGATGGTCTAAGTAATGTAGAGCGCATGCAAGTGTGCAGCAGGAAACAGGCAAACGAGTGAGCCAAGCTCACCAGAGGAGCAGTGTCAGATTGGTCTCACGAGGGGTGTGGCCGAACAACCGAGACCCGACGTGCCGAATGGCGATCTGGGATGGAACGCCGAGCGCCCAATGATCAGCAAGCTACGCCATCAACATTTCCCGAGCTGACATGACTGACACCGGACAGGTGATCAAGATATATCGGAAGGATCAGGCCTCCCCATCCGCGATCGCGCACAGGCCTGGATCTCACCCTTGCATGCCCGCTGCCCGCTAGTGGTGAGCA contains these protein-coding regions:
- the MIC60 gene encoding uncharacterized protein (Component of the MICOS complex, a large protein complex of the mitochondrial inner membrane that plays crucial roles in the maintenance of crista junctions, inner membrane architecture, and formation of contact sites to the outer membrane), coding for MHAQIRLPARGTRALAQRRFIATTPARLQQVPPVAAGAAQATINAAPRKSVLRRLVFWTALGALVFYPTSALVSTHNEKYRDFFIKMPGGEWLADYADEHGWENFGPGTIAQMVARLTSTSSSDIQAKLESAKRAAEAKAHEAATIGRSSAADVQKRMHDAAEAARAKAGELGKQATGAAHDIREKAEKAAAGAKEKADAAREVVTESAKDAAQTTKGVGKAVVQDTKEAAQAAANKIQETVDGAEQVAQEAVSTHRFPDTAKPRALRPETVQPQKRSYEGQEQYGEKLPIGFEPPPGFYVPPPPPKPKGEEGKLPLLAPKVKDFGVEEPIIGQLASTIDSLTTTLAGAKGAPSAQAADILFKAQNDLSALNARLDDVKKTEQARLQNTVDAKTREFEAQLASKEKEWIADEDKLKNNWEAEREKMISGWRDVLDAELEAQRHNIETRLKDEVVSQGIELQRRWLRSIKSQVETERGGRLAKLDTLTTSLKQLERITLDNSAALDDNVKLHKIWSALRAVQSKADRGNVSFDDEVRVLTALSTPSDPDTATGDDAVMRAALSQLEASGIPQTGVKSFSDLASWFSTSVAPRIHEASLVPAPEDATVASHLASTVLSKILFRPKAGLVSGSDVGSVLARAEWALGEKDLDAATREVNSLTGWPRKLAEDWLREARRKLEVQQALDVFATEATLSSLLMV